A window of Fusarium falciforme chromosome 1, complete sequence genomic DNA:
ATTGCAAGCCATCCGCGCTGGGTTGCAACCTTGTCCGCCAGCACAGTACGTACTTTACTATGTACCATCGTTCCCTGCACGAGGTGCTCACAACTCGAGGTATTGTCCCCCCCAAGCCACGACCTGGCAAGTATACCCGTCTTGTTGTCTCTTCGCCTCGTCGCCGTGGTGTCTCTCCCTCGCAGGTACGCACCTCGAGGGCTCACGCGCCTTACCCCGCTCCATGTTTGTAAGAAGCCCTACAACAGACCAGGTTGCACATATATAACGGAGGCAACTGCCCTTTTCTGTTTGACTTTGGACTTTGTAACTCTTCTTTCCATCATCACAGCCATCAAAGCCACCAAACAATCATCACCTTCAACGACAGCCAACACAGACCTACCTCTGACTCCTTGGTACTGCCTTTTCTCCAAACAACCCCTTCATCAGATCCAGTCGACGCTCTTCGGTTGGATTTCCAGTAACAACAGTGAGTACCCATTTCGACTCCCTCATTCTCGCCTCGTCCCCAATGCCTCTCTTCCCTTCAGCCAACCACACAATCCATTttcgatgccatcatccatcaataATAGGCTTACATATCGCTGACCATTCATCTTAGAATACCAAGAGCCATCCTACCACCAACACACAACATGCCTCACCGCGTTCCACGACTTCCCGCAGCCCGCCCCTCAGAGATCTTCTGCATGGGCGCTGCCGGTGTTGGAGTCCTGACCCCTCTCTACCTCGTCATGCCCGGCGCCGAAGAGCGTCTATCCAACCAAACCAACAAGTGGGCTCCTCGATGGGAGCGCAACGTCAGCTACTTCATCCCTCCCGTCGAGCGAGGTGTCCAGCGCATCGAGCCTCCTGTGGCCAAGATGGTTCAGCGAGTGGAGGATCGTCTGCctctggagaagatggccaagtctGTTGACAAGGGCATCCGAAGCGGTATTGCCCGGTTCAACGGCGAGCCCAAGCCATAAGTACATCATGTCCTTTAGTCGAGCCGCAGAAAGGCTTTTTCCTTTTGTACATTACAATAGCATACCCGGGTAGATGACGCATTGTCCACAAGACCCATACGAATGAAATAATTTTCACATCTGTTTGTCTTGATGTTTGTGAACATGGTGCTCAAGTGATGCCTCGTGGGGTTGGCCTATGGTTTGGTGTGAGATGGTCTAGACCATGAACCCACACTGCCTGTCCCCTGTTCGTGCTGGGTTTGTTCAATTTCCATCCGGGTTGACGCATGATGTCGTATCATTTCTGTTCATCCCCACCTTTCGTTGTCTGGCATTCccctctcatcatcgtcaaggcgTCTGTGACGTTTGAATACCCGCTCGTTCACAGTTCAGCGGATGTTGACCATTCCCATAACGCCACCCACACCTCGCCTTTTTGGTGCATTAGTATTCTGACTTGATTCACAGAAACCTTTCAACCGCCGGCTTGAATATGAGTCCATCTATAGTCCGTATTGATTCTCCCTTGCCGATATTCTCGATTCGTCATAAAAACACTAGCTGGGTTTATTGAGCCTCTGGAACTCGACCTGTTGCGACGTCAAATACCCTCTCACTCTCGTTGTGAGACCTTGTAGCCCAATTCACTTTCTCTCGACTTCTCGTCCATCCAATCCGGACGAACGCCTGGTGATGGCCTTCGCCCATGTTGCCGCCATCCCGCTCCTCTACCTATTCATGGGTTATCAAGATTAGACTCGAGCCGTCCTACTCGAGTCTTGTGTTCCCCCCCAACTTAACCTATATATGCCTTCTTGGAACCAATATGCAAGACCTATGAGGCTCAACTGATGTCGTGACGAGTGGATCCTTGTCGCAACTGATCCTGGCCTGATAGCTTCACTCTAACAAAGCACCCCACTGGATCCTTGGTGGAGCCACCTTCGCCCAAcagatggcctcggcggctcCTGTTGCTGTCCTGGCGCGTTTGGGAATGGTCTGATGATTCTACTGCATTCAGGTGCAGCTATAGCAGGAGCTATCTTTTGAGAATGACGAACCTCCTCCGTGGATCCACCTTCATCACCGGCGCCGCCTCCGGTAAGTTCCGCCGCTTTCGGATCACCGGGACCAATCTATTGTCGCCTGTCTCTCGGGGAATGCGTCCCTGATCCCGCGTTGGTCTGGAGCCGTCGCTCTTAGCGTCACACACCTGCTGATCGAGCCACCCTAGGTATCGGGCAGCACACTGCTCTCGCCTTTGCGAAACACGGCATCACCAAGCTGGCCTTGGCGGACATAAACCTGGAGGCTTTGCGGACGTCCAACGCTGCGCTCAAGGACCAGTTTCCCCACGTCGAGATTTTGACTCTGCACCTTGATGTTCGCAGCCCATCCCAAGTCAAGGAAGGAATCGCAAAAGTCGTGGCTCAGTTTGGGCGTCTGGACATCGCCGTCAACAATGCCGGCATTAGTGGCAGCGGTCGACAGACCCACGAGATAGAGAATGACGAGTGGTTGGGGGTTCTTGACGTGAATCTGCAGGGTGTCTATCGTTGCCAAAAGAAGGAGCTTGCAGTTATGGCCAAGCAGAAGTATGGCAATGCTGCAGCTAGAGCTTGTGATGATACTAAGAATCAGCAGGGACCTTGGGCCAAGAGACGGCCGCGGAAGGATCGTTAACGTTGCAAGCATGCTTGCCGTTGTTGCGCCCTGCAACCGTATGGCTCACACTGCTTACACAACTTCCAAGCATGGTACGGACTCGGAGAGACTCCAATTGGAAACCCGGTGTTTTCCCAGACTGACTCTCGTAGGAGTTATCGGGTTAACTAAAGCGGACGCCAATTCATACGGCAGCATGGGCATCCGGATCAACGCTATCTGTCCCGGATACGTCGAAACGCCTTTGCTCAGAAACACAATGGCCCAAGACCCCAACTCCCCTCTCGCGGCTGATCTTGCCAGAACCCCGTTGAAGCGGCTGGCGACGATGGAGGAGGTGGGTGATAGTATCGTTCTCATGACCTCTCCCATGAATAGCTTTATGCAAGGTGCTAGTATTGTGTGTGATGGCGGCTTCACTGCCAACTGGTATGGGGACTTGATGGAGAGTTCTTCTCGATATTTGGTGGACTCTGAGGAACTGGTCTCTGTTTCGTCTGATATCCA
This region includes:
- a CDS encoding 3-oxoacyl-[acyl-carrier-protein] reductase FabG, yielding MTNLLRGSTFITGAASGIGQHTALAFAKHGITKLALADINLEALRTSNAALKDQFPHVEILTLHLDVRSPSQVKEGIAKVVAQFGRLDIAVNNAGISGSGRQTHEIENDEWLGVLDVNLQGVYRCQKKELAVMAKQKDLGPRDGRGRIVNVASMLAVVAPCNRMAHTAYTTSKHGVIGLTKADANSYGSMGIRINAICPGYVETPLLRNTMAQDPNSPLAADLARTPLKRLATMEEVGDSIVLMTSPMNSFMQGASIVCDGGFTANWYGDLMESSSRYLVDSEELVSVSSDIHT